Proteins encoded by one window of Dokdonella sp.:
- the mreC gene encoding rod shape-determining protein MreC — protein sequence MPLTRTDKVPLFAEGGVSTLRLIVYLTMAMIVMVVDHRAGYLEGLRQLASRVIEPVYRVAGLPAEAARAGRLAIATQSQLAEENRTLREALLLAQARLNRMAALAEQNERLKALLDVQNNLGLGVQLAHLVDVDLDPFRQRVVIDVGRAQGVAVGQPVLDAGGVMGQIVEVLPNTSVAMLITDPTHAIPVTIERTGLRAIVYGTGGIDRLQLPTIPISADVRVGDRLVTSGLGGRFPAGFPVGEILEISNDESGMFAAALARPAAALERSGDVLLLHDLPQPMGPPPPDASPDGREPTP from the coding sequence ATGCCGCTGACCCGAACCGACAAGGTGCCGTTGTTCGCCGAGGGTGGCGTCAGCACGCTGCGCCTGATCGTGTACCTGACCATGGCGATGATCGTCATGGTCGTCGACCATCGTGCCGGCTACCTCGAGGGCCTGCGCCAATTGGCCAGCCGTGTGATCGAACCGGTTTACCGGGTGGCCGGGCTTCCGGCCGAAGCCGCACGCGCGGGGCGCCTGGCGATCGCCACGCAGTCGCAACTCGCCGAGGAGAACCGCACGCTGCGCGAGGCCCTGCTGCTCGCCCAGGCGCGGCTCAACCGCATGGCGGCGCTGGCCGAGCAGAACGAACGCCTGAAGGCACTGCTGGACGTGCAGAACAACCTCGGCCTCGGCGTCCAACTCGCGCACCTCGTCGACGTCGACCTCGATCCGTTCCGCCAGCGCGTGGTCATCGACGTCGGCCGCGCCCAGGGCGTGGCGGTGGGCCAGCCGGTCCTCGATGCCGGCGGCGTCATGGGCCAGATCGTCGAAGTGCTGCCGAACACCTCGGTGGCGATGCTGATTACCGACCCTACGCACGCGATCCCGGTCACGATCGAACGCACCGGACTGCGTGCAATCGTCTACGGCACCGGCGGCATCGATCGCCTGCAATTGCCGACCATTCCGATCAGTGCCGATGTCCGGGTCGGCGACCGCCTCGTCACCTCGGGTCTCGGTGGGCGCTTCCCGGCCGGCTTTCCGGTCGGCGAGATCCTCGAGATCAGCAATGACGAGAGCGGCATGTTCGCCGCCGCGCTGGCCAGACCGGCCGCCGCTCTCGAGCGCAGCGGCGACGTGCTGCTGCTGCACGACCTGCCCCAGCCGATGGGTCCGCCACCACCGGACGCATCGCCGGACGGACGGGAGCCAACGCCATGA
- a CDS encoding phosphoenolpyruvate carboxykinase (GTP), producing MSSSLVSLNRWVEEVARLTEPAAIHWCDGSEAEKAALTALMLERGDLIALDQDSHPGCHLHRSHPSDVARVEHLTFICTKDRDDAGPNNHWMDPAEAHAKIDALFAGCMRGRTLYVVPYCMGPIDSPISRCGVEITDSPYVVANMRIMTRMGAAALARIEREGVFVKGLHSTGELDPDKRFIMHFPEELAIKSIGSGYGGNALLGKKCHALRIGSWQARSEGWLAEHMLILGVENPQGETHYVAAAFPSACGKTNLAMLIPPEGYRAAGWKVWTIGDDICWMKPGADGRLWAINPEAGYFGVAPGTGRKTNPNALAMLGRDTIFTNVGMTADRKPWWEGLDEGTPALDWQGRPYDPANGPAAHPNSRFTVAAKQCPSWSPRAEDAQGVPISAIVFGGRRPSLVPLVFEARDWAHGVLVGAAMGSETTAAATGAVGVLRRDSMAMKPFCGYNFADYFAHWLSFDKAGARLPKIFHVNWFRRGADGRFLWPGYGENLRVLEWIIGRCTGKAGAQDTPIGALPRAQDLHLDGLELAPGAIEELLHVDAVGWRDELASIGAYLDSYGTRMPARLHAECRRIADTLAGAPKQARAANG from the coding sequence ATGTCCAGTTCGCTTGTGTCCTTGAACCGCTGGGTCGAGGAAGTCGCCCGCTTGACCGAACCTGCCGCGATCCACTGGTGTGACGGCTCGGAGGCCGAAAAGGCCGCCCTCACCGCACTGATGCTCGAGCGCGGCGACCTGATCGCGCTCGACCAGGACAGCCACCCGGGCTGCCACCTGCACCGCTCGCATCCGTCCGACGTCGCGCGCGTCGAGCACCTGACCTTCATCTGCACGAAGGACAGGGACGACGCCGGCCCAAACAACCACTGGATGGATCCGGCCGAGGCGCACGCGAAGATCGACGCGCTGTTCGCCGGCTGCATGCGCGGACGCACGCTCTATGTCGTGCCTTACTGCATGGGGCCGATCGATTCCCCGATCTCGCGCTGCGGCGTGGAGATCACCGATTCGCCGTACGTGGTCGCCAACATGCGCATCATGACGCGCATGGGCGCCGCGGCACTGGCACGCATCGAGCGTGAGGGCGTGTTCGTGAAAGGCCTGCACTCGACCGGCGAACTCGACCCGGACAAGCGCTTCATCATGCATTTCCCCGAGGAACTGGCGATCAAGTCGATCGGCTCGGGCTACGGCGGCAATGCCCTGCTCGGCAAGAAATGCCATGCCTTGCGCATCGGCTCGTGGCAGGCACGCAGCGAGGGGTGGCTTGCCGAGCACATGCTGATCCTCGGTGTCGAGAATCCGCAGGGCGAGACGCACTACGTCGCCGCCGCCTTCCCGTCCGCCTGCGGCAAGACCAACCTGGCCATGCTGATCCCGCCCGAGGGCTACCGCGCCGCCGGCTGGAAGGTGTGGACCATTGGCGACGACATCTGCTGGATGAAGCCGGGCGCCGACGGCCGCCTGTGGGCGATCAATCCGGAAGCCGGCTACTTCGGCGTCGCTCCGGGCACCGGCCGCAAGACCAACCCGAATGCGCTGGCGATGCTCGGACGCGACACGATCTTCACCAACGTCGGCATGACCGCAGACCGCAAGCCGTGGTGGGAGGGCCTCGACGAAGGCACCCCGGCGCTGGACTGGCAGGGCCGCCCCTACGACCCGGCCAACGGTCCGGCCGCGCATCCGAACTCGCGCTTCACGGTCGCCGCGAAGCAATGCCCGAGCTGGTCGCCGCGCGCCGAGGATGCGCAGGGCGTGCCGATCAGCGCGATCGTGTTCGGTGGCCGCCGACCGTCACTGGTGCCACTCGTGTTCGAGGCGCGCGACTGGGCGCATGGCGTCCTCGTAGGTGCGGCGATGGGTTCGGAGACGACCGCGGCGGCGACCGGCGCGGTCGGCGTGCTGCGTCGCGACTCGATGGCGATGAAACCGTTCTGCGGCTACAACTTCGCCGACTATTTCGCGCACTGGCTGTCGTTCGACAAGGCCGGCGCGAGATTGCCGAAGATCTTCCACGTCAACTGGTTCCGCCGGGGTGCCGACGGCAGATTCCTGTGGCCCGGCTACGGCGAGAACCTGCGCGTGCTCGAATGGATCATCGGCCGCTGCACCGGCAAGGCCGGTGCGCAGGACACGCCGATCGGTGCGCTGCCGCGCGCGCAGGACCTCCACCTCGACGGTCTCGAGCTCGCCCCCGGCGCGATCGAGGAGCTGCTGCACGTCGATGCGGTCGGCTGGCGCGACGAACTGGCCAGCATCGGCGCGTACCTCGACTCGTACGGGACACGCATGCCTGCGCGCCTGCATGCCGAGTGCCGCCGCATTGCCGACACCCTCGCCGGTGCGCCGAAACAGGCGCGCGCCGCGAATGGTTGA
- the mreD gene encoding rod shape-determining protein MreD, translated as MNRQRAHLWLFTASIALAFLLQLLPLPQALLPLKPFWLALIIVYWAIEAPERIGLGFAFLLGLAGDVLSGELLGEQSLRLVILAFIVLRFRSRLRFFPMWQQALAVLALLLNDRVVQIMVRGFSGEVMPGATFWIAPFVGMLAWPFVFLLLDDLRARLRVQEP; from the coding sequence ATGAACCGCCAGCGCGCACACCTGTGGCTGTTCACGGCGAGCATCGCGCTCGCTTTCCTGTTGCAGCTGCTGCCCTTGCCGCAGGCACTGCTGCCGCTCAAGCCGTTCTGGCTGGCCCTGATCATCGTCTATTGGGCGATCGAGGCGCCCGAACGCATCGGCCTCGGCTTCGCCTTCCTGCTCGGCCTGGCCGGTGACGTACTCAGCGGCGAACTGCTCGGTGAGCAGAGCCTGCGCCTGGTCATCCTCGCCTTCATCGTGCTGCGGTTCCGTTCGCGGCTGCGCTTCTTCCCGATGTGGCAACAGGCACTGGCCGTGCTGGCCCTGCTGCTCAACGACCGTGTCGTGCAGATCATGGTGCGCGGCTTCTCCGGCGAGGTCATGCCGGGCGCAACGTTCTGGATCGCACCGTTCGTCGGCATGCTCGCCTGGCCATTCGTGTTCCTGCTGCTCGACGACCTGCGTGCCCGCCTGCGCGTGCAAGAGCCATGA
- a CDS encoding rod shape-determining protein, with protein sequence MFKGLRGLFSNDLSIDLGTANTLIYVRGQGIVLNEPSVVAIRQDRGPGGPRSVAAVGVDAKKMLGRTPGNIVTIRPMKDGVIADFTMTEEMLKQFIRKVHRSRMFRPSPRVLVCVPCGSTQVERRAIKESAESAGARDVFLVEEPMAAAIGAGIPVGDARGSMVLDIGGGTSEVAVISLNGIVYSQSVRIGGDRFDEAIINYVRRNHGTLIGEATAERIKVEVGCAFPQSEVKEIEVSGRNLAEGVPRMFTVNSNEILEALHEPLAGIVSAVRSALEQTPPELCSDVAERGIVMTGGGALLRDFDRLLSEETGLHVHVADEPLTCVARGGGRALELVDKHGGDFFAQE encoded by the coding sequence ATGTTCAAAGGCTTGCGCGGACTCTTCTCGAACGACCTGTCGATCGATCTCGGCACGGCGAACACCCTCATCTACGTGCGCGGTCAGGGCATCGTGCTCAACGAGCCCTCGGTCGTGGCGATCCGCCAGGACCGAGGGCCCGGCGGACCGCGCAGCGTTGCCGCGGTCGGCGTCGACGCCAAGAAGATGCTCGGCCGCACGCCCGGCAACATCGTCACGATCCGGCCAATGAAGGACGGCGTCATCGCCGACTTCACCATGACCGAGGAGATGCTCAAGCAATTCATCCGCAAGGTGCATCGCTCGCGCATGTTCCGCCCCAGCCCACGCGTACTGGTCTGCGTGCCGTGCGGCTCGACCCAGGTCGAGCGTCGCGCGATCAAGGAATCGGCCGAGAGCGCCGGCGCGCGCGACGTGTTCCTGGTCGAGGAGCCGATGGCTGCGGCGATCGGCGCCGGCATCCCGGTCGGCGACGCGCGTGGCTCGATGGTGCTCGACATCGGTGGTGGCACGTCGGAAGTCGCAGTGATCTCGCTCAACGGCATCGTCTACTCGCAGTCGGTGCGCATCGGCGGCGACCGTTTCGACGAGGCGATCATCAACTATGTGCGGCGCAACCACGGCACCCTGATCGGCGAAGCAACGGCCGAGCGCATCAAGGTCGAGGTCGGCTGCGCGTTCCCGCAGTCGGAGGTCAAGGAAATCGAGGTGTCCGGACGCAATCTGGCCGAGGGCGTGCCACGCATGTTCACGGTCAATTCCAACGAGATCCTCGAGGCACTGCACGAGCCGCTCGCCGGCATCGTCAGCGCGGTGCGCAGCGCGCTCGAGCAGACTCCGCCGGAACTGTGTTCGGACGTCGCCGAACGCGGCATCGTGATGACCGGTGGCGGTGCCCTGCTGCGCGACTTCGACCGCCTCCTGTCCGAAGAGACCGGTCTGCACGTGCATGTCGCCGACGAACCGCTGACCTGCGTCGCCCGTGGCGGTGGTCGCGCGCTCGAACTCGTCGACAAGCACGGTGGCGACTTCTTCGCACAGGAGTGA
- a CDS encoding carbohydrate kinase family protein produces MSALICGSLAYDTIMVFPDQFKNHILPDKVHILNVSFLVPRMRREFGGCAGNIAYNLKLLGGDPVPMATVGQDFGPYREHFEEFGIRLDRVKELPDLFTPQAFITTDLDNNQITAFHPGAMMRSYENHVRDVPGIQFGIVSPDGREGMLQNAAEFVEAGIPFIFDPGQAMPLFNGAELRRFVEMADYVTVNDYESNLLQERTGWDEAEIAKRVKAYITTCGPRGAKIHAGGTTHDAPPAHERRITDPTGCGDAFRAGLIHGIMKGYDWPTIGRIGNLMGALKVEHPGTQNQRFDYEEFADQFRQQFGYSLD; encoded by the coding sequence ATGTCGGCCCTGATCTGCGGTTCACTCGCCTACGACACCATCATGGTGTTTCCGGACCAGTTCAAGAACCACATCCTTCCCGACAAGGTGCATATCCTCAACGTGTCCTTCCTCGTGCCGCGCATGCGCCGCGAGTTCGGCGGCTGCGCCGGCAACATCGCCTACAACCTCAAGCTGCTCGGTGGCGATCCGGTGCCGATGGCGACCGTCGGCCAGGATTTTGGTCCATATCGCGAGCACTTCGAGGAGTTCGGCATCCGCCTCGACCGCGTCAAGGAACTGCCCGACCTGTTCACCCCGCAGGCCTTCATCACCACCGACCTCGACAACAACCAGATCACCGCCTTCCATCCCGGCGCGATGATGCGCTCGTACGAGAACCACGTGCGCGATGTGCCCGGCATCCAGTTCGGCATCGTCAGCCCGGACGGCCGCGAAGGCATGCTGCAGAACGCCGCCGAGTTCGTCGAAGCCGGCATCCCCTTCATTTTCGACCCCGGTCAGGCGATGCCGCTGTTCAACGGCGCGGAACTGCGCCGCTTCGTCGAGATGGCCGACTACGTGACCGTCAACGACTACGAGTCGAACCTGTTGCAGGAGCGCACCGGCTGGGACGAGGCCGAGATCGCCAAGCGCGTGAAGGCCTACATCACCACCTGTGGTCCGCGTGGCGCGAAGATCCATGCCGGCGGCACCACCCATGACGCGCCGCCCGCGCATGAACGTCGTATCACCGACCCGACCGGCTGTGGTGACGCGTTCCGCGCAGGTCTCATCCACGGCATCATGAAGGGCTACGACTGGCCGACCATCGGCCGCATCGGCAACCTCATGGGCGCGCTCAAGGTCGAGCATCCCGGCACGCAGAACCAGCGCTTCGACTACGAGGAGTTCGCCGACCAATTCCGCCAACAGTTCGGCTATTCACTCGATTGA
- a CDS encoding DUF4097 family beta strand repeat-containing protein: MKTTAPLLSCLLFAGVFGNAIAGTPINETRSVDARARIEVSNVRGAVNVSTWNRDEVEVTGTLGDGSGGLEIEGSGSRLSIRVRGAENRGWLSGWFGGGAGTRMEDTILDIKLPREAELDIGVVSATVAVSGLAGRRLEVNSVSGKVRVDCQAHEVEIGSVSGGITLAGRNGRVQAATVSGDIDAGTSAERFGLETVSGRINVETSGYRELEAGSVSGDINVRGTPAADARLESETMSGDVRVQLNEGFAGRIRAETFSGRLRSDFGTVTESGHGPGRSLDATIGEGAARLRIETFSGDIEIRGPIPSDVHGAGIPRRPWTAPQSSE; encoded by the coding sequence ATGAAAACCACCGCTCCGCTCCTGTCCTGCCTCCTGTTCGCCGGCGTGTTCGGCAACGCCATCGCCGGCACGCCGATCAACGAGACGCGCAGCGTCGATGCGCGTGCGCGCATCGAGGTGTCGAACGTGCGCGGCGCAGTCAACGTCAGCACCTGGAATCGCGATGAGGTCGAGGTCACCGGCACGCTCGGCGACGGCAGCGGTGGGCTCGAGATCGAGGGCAGCGGCTCGCGCCTTTCAATCAGGGTCAGGGGTGCCGAAAACCGGGGTTGGCTGAGCGGCTGGTTCGGCGGCGGCGCGGGCACACGCATGGAGGATACGATCCTCGACATCAAGCTGCCGCGCGAAGCCGAACTGGACATCGGGGTCGTCAGCGCCACGGTGGCAGTGTCGGGCCTGGCCGGACGGCGCCTCGAAGTGAACAGCGTGAGCGGCAAGGTGCGCGTCGATTGCCAGGCGCACGAAGTCGAGATCGGCAGCGTGAGCGGCGGGATCACCCTGGCCGGCCGCAACGGGCGCGTGCAGGCCGCCACCGTGTCGGGCGACATCGATGCCGGCACGAGCGCCGAGCGATTCGGCCTGGAGACGGTGTCCGGTCGCATCAACGTCGAGACCTCGGGCTACCGCGAACTCGAAGCCGGTTCGGTCTCGGGCGACATCAACGTGCGCGGCACACCGGCGGCCGATGCACGCCTGGAGTCGGAAACGATGAGCGGTGACGTGCGCGTGCAGCTCAACGAGGGTTTCGCCGGTCGGATCCGCGCCGAAACCTTCAGCGGCCGCTTGCGCAGCGACTTCGGCACGGTCACGGAATCCGGCCACGGGCCCGGCCGTTCGCTCGACGCGACGATCGGCGAAGGCGCTGCGCGCCTGCGCATCGAAACCTTCAGCGGCGACATCGAGATCCGGGGGCCGATTCCTTCAGACGTTCACGGCGCCGGCATTCCACGACGTCCCTGGACCGCGCCTCAATCGAGTGAATAG
- the mrdA gene encoding penicillin-binding protein 2, with product MKPRPIKDTRQEASLFVRRALVGFALILLALSALAARFWYLQVERHDELRARSDSNRILTRPLAPARGLIYDRNGVLLAENVAAFRLEITPEQVKDMDALLADLAATIGVNDDDIARFKALRKGKRAYQSVPLRMKLSEEDIARFAVNRWRFPGVDVVPYLTRYYPKGKEFGHLVGYVGRIDDKDLQRLETSRYAGTTHVGKTGIERSYEELLHGQPGYELVEVNADRRPLRVLERVAPTPGKNLYLTIDVRIQEAGEAAFADRAGASVAIDPRNGEVLAMISVPGFDPNLFVNGIGNADYKALLEAPDKPLLDRALRGSYMPGSTIKPFIAAAGLEFGLRRPGDTVLSTGEFHIPGQKRGYRDIRAGGHGTVNLEQSIAQSVNTYFYSLALDMGIDRLAEGMARFGFGAPTGIDLVGEAGGVLPSREWKRARFNQPWYPGETVIAGIGQGYWVVTPLQLARGVATLAARGVPQQPHLLYATQDGIGDAPMRHMLSAPGEPVFSNPAHWEAVRDGMVAVVHGPTGTARTMGVGFPYMIAGKTGTAERYSRTTEAWEHISQVAIERHQVLFEAFTPADDARIAVIVALEAGRAGGRDAAPIARTMLDAWLVSEGGPAPNPPPLAGAGP from the coding sequence ATGAAACCCCGGCCGATCAAGGACACGCGCCAGGAGGCTTCGCTGTTCGTGCGCCGTGCTCTGGTCGGCTTTGCTCTGATCCTGCTTGCGCTGTCCGCGCTTGCGGCGCGCTTCTGGTACCTGCAGGTCGAGCGCCACGACGAACTGCGGGCACGTTCGGACTCGAACCGCATCCTCACCCGTCCGCTGGCGCCGGCGCGCGGCCTGATCTACGACCGCAACGGCGTGCTGCTGGCCGAGAACGTCGCCGCGTTCCGCCTCGAGATCACCCCCGAGCAGGTGAAAGACATGGACGCCCTGCTCGCCGACCTCGCCGCCACGATCGGCGTCAACGATGATGACATCGCACGCTTCAAGGCACTGCGCAAGGGCAAGCGCGCCTACCAGAGCGTGCCGTTGCGCATGAAGCTCAGCGAGGAAGACATCGCGCGTTTCGCGGTCAATCGCTGGCGCTTTCCCGGGGTCGACGTGGTGCCCTATCTCACGCGCTACTACCCGAAGGGCAAGGAGTTCGGCCATCTGGTCGGCTATGTCGGACGCATCGACGACAAGGATCTTCAGCGCCTGGAAACCTCGCGCTATGCCGGCACCACGCACGTCGGCAAGACCGGCATCGAACGCTCCTACGAGGAGCTGTTGCACGGCCAGCCCGGGTACGAACTGGTCGAGGTCAATGCCGACCGGCGCCCACTGCGCGTGCTCGAACGCGTCGCGCCGACGCCGGGCAAGAACCTTTACCTGACCATCGACGTACGCATCCAGGAGGCCGGCGAGGCCGCTTTCGCCGACCGTGCGGGCGCTTCGGTGGCAATCGATCCACGCAACGGCGAAGTGCTGGCCATGATCAGCGTGCCGGGCTTCGATCCGAACCTGTTCGTCAACGGCATCGGCAACGCCGACTACAAGGCCCTGCTCGAGGCGCCGGACAAGCCGCTGCTCGACCGCGCCCTGCGCGGCAGCTACATGCCCGGCTCGACGATCAAGCCGTTCATCGCCGCAGCAGGCCTCGAATTCGGGCTACGCCGCCCCGGTGACACGGTGCTGTCGACCGGCGAGTTCCACATCCCCGGGCAGAAGCGTGGTTACCGGGACATCCGCGCCGGTGGCCATGGCACGGTCAACCTCGAGCAATCCATCGCGCAGTCGGTCAACACGTATTTCTATTCGCTCGCCCTCGACATGGGCATCGACCGCCTGGCCGAGGGCATGGCGCGCTTCGGGTTCGGCGCACCGACCGGCATCGACCTGGTCGGCGAGGCCGGAGGGGTGCTGCCCTCGCGCGAGTGGAAACGTGCGCGCTTCAATCAGCCGTGGTATCCGGGCGAGACCGTCATCGCCGGCATCGGCCAGGGCTACTGGGTGGTAACCCCGCTGCAGCTCGCGCGCGGCGTGGCCACGCTGGCCGCGCGCGGCGTGCCGCAGCAGCCGCATCTGCTCTATGCCACCCAGGACGGCATCGGCGACGCGCCGATGCGCCACATGCTGTCCGCACCCGGCGAGCCGGTATTCAGCAATCCGGCACACTGGGAAGCCGTGCGCGACGGCATGGTCGCCGTGGTCCACGGCCCGACCGGCACCGCACGCACGATGGGTGTCGGCTTTCCCTACATGATCGCCGGCAAGACCGGCACGGCCGAGCGCTATTCGCGCACGACCGAGGCCTGGGAGCACATCTCGCAGGTGGCGATCGAGCGCCACCAGGTGCTGTTCGAGGC